From Hypanus sabinus isolate sHypSab1 chromosome 21, sHypSab1.hap1, whole genome shotgun sequence:
ATCATTGTTGCATGTTGATGTTTTTTGTTGGATGTCACCCTCTGACCAGTACACCACATCAAATTCCTGGTTCATGTAAATGTATTTGGTGAATAGAGTTGATCCTTGAATCATGACAGAGTAAGGAAGACAGTGATCGagaaaaggagaaagagagagagacagacagaaatagATACATTGTGAGCAAGAagtggggagaaagagagaagagagagagggagaaagggatcaGAAAATAAGGTGTTCACTAGGCTCTGCATAAAATAGAGAAATTGCATTTATTTAGGACTTTTATCATCCTTGTAACACCCCAACAGCCAATGATGTGCTTCTCAAGCACACCCATTACTGCAGTCTCAGGCACAGAGTATTTGGTTTAATAATTTCCCACAAATAAAAACAGCAGCAACTTGTATTTGCCAAGTGCCTTTTAATCTAGGATAAATCTTCATTTTAACCCAGTGGTAAAGAAGGGAAGATGGAAGGTTTATGGCTTAAGAAGTATGTAAAAATAATTGAATTTCACAGTAAATTACGGCAGCATTGGTTCAGAGAGAATTAAGCTGTTCCGTGTACAATGATGCTGCTGATCTGGCTTTCTATGAGCGAGCAATATTGTGGTTCTAACTTGTGCCGTGGGCTTGCTAGAAAGACTGGCACTTGCTGCCCATCCCTGGTGTGCTACGGCTGGGGGCAGTGGGAGTATAGCTACCGAGATGAGACTGGATGAGGGCGACAGATTAAGAGCATTTGACAACCAGCTGTCAGCTAATTACAGCAACAGCTTGTAGCAGTACCAACCTTTTTAATTCTCACAATGacatacagtgcagaaacagggccttcagtcAAATGACTCTGTGCTGACCACCAGCCTCCACTCAACACTGAGAATTTCTGCTTtcaatattacttatttattttttattatttgcgtGATTTGCCTttgttgcacattggttgtttccaTGGCAatacagaccatgctctcttcttgttgctaccattgggaaagaggtataggagccttaggtcccatccaccaggtttaggagcagTTATCACCTTTCTACCATCAGTGAACCAGTGAGGACaaccactcacctcaacactgaattgactctacaacctacagactcattgtcaaggactttacaactaaTCCTCAGCATTATTAattcattaatttattattattatttgtttttatttgtatttacacattgtcttcttttgcacattagctcTTTATCGGTCTTTGTgggtagtttttcactgattctattgtatttctttgatctactgtgaatgcctgaaagaaaatgaccCTCAAGGTAGTacagtacacggtgatatactatacatgtactttgattatagatttattttgaactttttgaaccttTCTCTAACCTATTTTACTGCCACTGAATTCTCATCAACTTCCCCTGGTTCCATCGCTCACCCAACAGTGGCTGATTAACATGTCCACCTGCCCGCTGTTGGGATGTGGAAAGAGACCAGGAcctccagaggaaacccagggagaacgtgcaaactccacacaagcaGCACCAGAGGCCAAGGTTGAACCCTGGCACTGTAAGGCACCAGTTCCACTGGATGCATCGCTGTAACACACAGTCCTGGCATTTTAAAATGGAATTCCATTTTGAAAATTTCTATAATGAAAGATTACCTCCTCTCTCAAGAAGGCAGGTCTTCAGATCACCTTCAACATCAGGAGGCTCTTTGTGGTTTGTCCTCCAGTACATTAAAGTGCTGGATGGTAACTCGGGCTTGCTGTGGGTGAAGGGCAGAGGATGGAGTGAACATTGAAAAATGTGGAAGAATATCCAGATTGTgagaggagagggaacagtgggggagggggggcaaCCAGCAGGAAAAGACAGTCCCCTCTtcaccatcccccccaccccccaccaccaccagctTGCACTCATCCCCAGTCACTAATGGTTAAAGATAAAGACGAGGttttaatttgtcacatgggtaTCGAAACCTGCAGTGAAACTGGCTGTTTACGTCGGCCggcaacacaatctgaggatgtgatGGGGTGACAAGTGTTACCGGTGTTCCAGTGCTATCATACCTTACCCACACCCTACTAACACTAACCCGCATGTACGGGAATACGGGACGAAACCGAAGAACCCGGGGAACgccacacggtcacggagagaatgtacaaactcattacagtcgGCAGAGTGGGAATCGAACTCCTATATGCCTGCTGTAGAGTGTTGGGCAACACAATGCTACCGGCTTCAATAAGTGAGATGGCTTGTTACAGCTACAGTTTTGAACCATATTTTATTTTCAATTAGCAGGTTCGCTGTGCAAATCTGAAGCCTGTACAGACATGCGGTCTTTGATCTAATGGTTGTCATAGTATCTGAACTGGATGTTGCGGTGTGTAGTCTGTAATAATCACTTTGTTCACTTTGTGTGGGGCTGCTTTGTGGCTCTTAATGGCAAGGTTTCAGCCCCACGTGCAGTGGCTGGCTTTGCATTTCTATTAGACCAGCGAGCTTCACCAACCCGTGATGATCTGAGCAATTTACACTCAGTCGTTCATGAGGAGAGGTTGGGGGAGCTTAAATGTCATTCTTTTGTGCCCACTCCCAAGGGGAAAAAGCTATGGAAATTCattgcagaattttttttttaaaaaaacagcgaTTAACACGTTCATCTTGAGTTGTGCCCCGTTCTGCACCCTGTGAAGTCCGACAGAGGCAGTGAACGGGTTAAATTTATATCTCTGTTTCCTCTTCGCACACCCTGTTAGTGTGCAGGCTGGCTTCTGGTAGCAGTGAGCTTCCTTCATCCCTCCCACCGCACCCCGGTCTGTGCATAATTCCCGACTGGCAAACCTTCCTCGAGTTGCTGCGCTCCTCTCTGGGGTTGCTATGCTGCCTTCACTCCTCTGCCGTTGCTATGCTGCTCTCCGTCGCTGTGTTGCTAGCAAGTTATGCGTTGCTAAGTTCAACCTAGCAACAGTGACAACACCATTTGGCGGGATGATACCAGTCTGTCTTTAGGAAAGGAGGTCCCCGGATCAGTAGCCAGATCTGTCCTGACTAATGCCACTAGGGGAAAGTTCATATTTCCTTCCCTCTCTAAACGCAGTTAAATCCCTTGCCTACCTCCCGCAACCCCACTTCACTAAGGCTTAACCTCACAGTCAAATACCTTCGCGAGGGAAAGGGTTGTGGGAATCTAGAACACCGTCCTATCAGACCGGCCTTGGTTTAATGGTTGTCTGGACAGATTTGGAGGATGGTCAAAATCCGAGGAGGAAGGTTCTCTCCCCAaaaatgcaccccccccccacttttccaTGCAGACATCTACTCTTCAAgggaaggtacgacctgtaccAAAGTGGGATTACACCTGAACTACTGTGAAGGATTAAACTAGGTTGGGGTGGGGACCAGGGTGAAAGGTCAGGGGATTTGGCAGCTCGTGTAAAGGTGTCTGCAGCATGTGGAAAAACTGTGAGAAATAATGAGGAACAAGGGTGACGAGCTTAGAGATCTGTacatggagctatgatgttgggACATTACTGAGACCCGGTTGTCacaagagcaggaatggctgctgaaggTTCTGgcgtttagatgtttcagaagggacagggagggagataataaaagaggtgggggagtagcATTGCTAACCAGGCAGAAAGAAGCTCAAAGTAATCCTGGATAATGTTTGCAGGCCTTCCAGTGGGTCTGGGTGGTTtcaaagccacccccccccccccgcacttcCTCGTCCTATCTCTTGGTGTCGCGCTCCACCTCGATCTTCTCCTTGGTGAGGCACTTGAGCTTGGGCTCGGAGCAGAGCTTCTTCTGGTAGTTGGCGTGTTGGTCCTGGTAGGTGGCGATGGCGAGGCACTCAGCCAGCTGCTTGTCGCAGAGGCAGAGGTGGCTGGAACAGGGCTCCAGGCCCTCGGGGCACTCTGTCCTGCCCACCTCGCACACGGCGTAGCTGGGCTTCAGGTAGACGTTGGTGCCCCGGCCGCAGGAAGCCAGGAGCGCCTCCTCGTAGCAGCAGTCGTGTTTGAAGCAGCAGGTGTCGAAGTCATCCAGGGGCACGCCGTTCCCTCCCTTGCCACAGTAACAGCCGTAGCCATTGACGCTGTAGATGGAGAACTGGTAGCGATTCCGGTAGCACCACAGCACGAAGGCGATGTCCAGCACACTCCTGCGGCTGATGGGATGCGGGGTTGGGATGTCCTTCTCCACCAGGACAGCGGGCAGCCCCACCAGTTGGGACAGGATTAAGAGACGGAAGAGAGTTGGTTGCTTCCCTCCACCCATTGGAAATTTCTGCTTTCCCCCTCTACTCCAATGCTGACTAACTCCACAGCCCCTGCGCTGTGCTGTTGGAGACCATGTCTAAGACATCATGTTAAACCCCACCAAACAGGTTCTCTTCCATCTCTCATGTTTCTCTCCGGTCACCCTCCTCCCAAGGTGAGGGAATGGAGGACAGTTGAGGTGGTGTATGTACAAAGCGGAAGGGATTCTAGAATGGAATGACAGAATaatagcacagactagatgggctgaagggcctatttctttgttgtagtgctctataactTTAATGAGATGACATGCAGGTGCTAATTTGGGCAGTAAGAAGCTGGCAGTAGACACAAGAAGGGAGAGGTCGTGCTGAGCAGGGGAGAGCAGAACAGACtgcaggaggagagagagagagtaagagaatACATGAGCTGAGGACAACATTtagaaagaccataagatatgggaacagaattaggtcatttagctgatcgagtctgctctgccatttcatcatggctgattcaattttcctctcaacctcaatctcctgccttctccccaaatcccttcatgccctgatcaatcaaaaatttgtcaacctctgccttaaatatacataaagacatggcctccacagctgcatgtggcaaataattccacagatttgccattctctggctaaagaatttcctcctcatcttcattctaaaaggatgcatctctgttctgatgcTGCGTCCTCTAGCCTCAGACTCtcctatccactctatcaaggcctttcaccatttgataggtttcaatgaggtcaccccttattcttctgaattctagtgaatgcagggccagaaccatcaaacactcttaatGCGACAGGCTagtcaatcctggaattattttcgtgaacctcctttgaaccctctccagtttcagctcattctttctaagataagggacccaaaactgctctcagtactccaagtgaggcctcaccagtactttataaactctcagcattacatccttgcttttatcctTTAgtccttcttgaaatgaatgctaatatcgtatttgccttcctcaccacaggctcaacctgcaaattaacctttaggaatcctgcacaaggactcctgagtccctttgcgcctcagtttttggtatattttctccattttgaaaatagtcaaccctctcatttcttcttccaaagtgaatgaccatacacttcctgacactgtattccatctgc
This genomic window contains:
- the LOC132378850 gene encoding basic phospholipase A2 Sms-N6-like, encoding MGGGKQPTLFRLLILSQLVGLPAVLVEKDIPTPHPISRRSVLDIAFVLWCYRNRYQFSIYSVNGYGCYCGKGGNGVPLDDFDTCCFKHDCCYEEALLASCGRGTNVYLKPSYAVCEVGRTECPEGLEPCSSHLCLCDKQLAECLAIATYQDQHANYQKKLCSEPKLKCLTKEKIEVERDTKR